The proteins below come from a single Eucalyptus grandis isolate ANBG69807.140 chromosome 3, ASM1654582v1, whole genome shotgun sequence genomic window:
- the LOC104438617 gene encoding V-type proton ATPase subunit F yields MAGRAPIAAKSSALIAMIADEDTVTGFLLAGVGNVDLRRKTNYLIVDSKTTVKAIEDTFKEFTSREDIAIVLISQYVANMIRFLVDSYNKPVPAILEIPSKDHPYDPSHDSVLSRVKYLFSAESVASGRR; encoded by the exons ATGGCTGGAAGGGCCCCTATCGCCGCTAAAAGTTCGGCACTCATCGCCATGATTGCTGATGAG GACACTGTCACTGGGTTTTTACTGGCTGGTGTCGGTAATGTTGACTTAAGGAGGAAGACAAACTATCTCATCGTTGACTCGA AAACAACTGTGAAAGCTATTGAAGATACCTTCAAGGAGTTCACATCAAGGGAGGATATCGCTATTGTTTTGATCAGTCAATAT GTTGCAAACATGATAAGGTTTTTGGTCGATAGCTACAATAAGCCAGTTCCAGCAATTCTGGAGATCCCGTCAAAGGATCATCCCTATGACCCTTCTCATGACTCAGTTCTTTCGAGAGTGAAGTACCTCTTCTCTGCTGAATCAGTGGCATCGGGAAGGCGCTGA
- the LOC104440573 gene encoding putative F-box/LRR-repeat protein At3g18150: protein MARIEFSANPTPLQKRPRPTPPSDQDGTRHSVDYISDLPDAIILHIFSFLTTKEAIKTSMLSRQWRSKWTANPHISFSMPFCYDFMKIQNFLAFMREVRLRCTAVKVKSFLLDFACLASSFPQRRRTRRGNSSAIVIAPVINSWLHFAVGHNVEEVSITLRNDNNYQLPQLLFRCPTLVSLHVCHCRISMMVAVKWPSLKRLCISDTTLMDDDMMRVLNGCPVLEFFELKACWGFKHIKVESRFLRELVIDYREIRNDQASILKISVPHLLKLRLSGDSMFKVDPISSLVEADLNFKVLSSTDARELFLPSLECRHLMLHVAADHVGAPHIVKILESSPHLEKLFLQMTCTPTFWLVGDQNVGRSNFDAEEFRNPAKGRVYQCLMLLKNVKIVDPGANCQAWEPVLSLLDFLLQNAPSLDKIEINSYNSGVSRAVEPWVLLEVVQMILSHPNRSPSLKVILRHPSQGCPSSSVLKCDFYVSPDAVFS from the exons ATGGCCAGGATCGAGTTCTCCGCCAATCCAACTCCCCTACAGAAACGTCCACGACCAACTCCTCCTTCCGATCAAGATGGAACCCGACACTCGGTGGATTACATCAGCGATTTGCCGGACGCCATAATCCTTcatatcttctccttcttgaccACAAAAGAGGCCATCAAAACCAGTATGTTGTCCAGGCAATGGCGGTCTAAGTGGACTGCTAATCCACATATATCTTTCTCTATGCCCTTCTGCTATGATTTTATGAAGATCCAGAATTTCTTGGCTTTCATGAGAGAGGTGCGGTTACGCTGCACCGCAGTCAAGGTGAAGAGCTTCCTCTTAGATTTTGCTTGTCtcgcctcctccttcccccAGAGACGAAGGACTCGCAGGGGGAACAGCTCTGCTATTGTTATTGCGCCTGTCATTAATAGTTGGCTCCACTTCGCTGTCGGACACAACGTCGAAGAGGTGTCGATCACCCTGCGCAATGACAACAATTATCAGTTGCCGCAGCTCCTTTTCCGCTGCCCTACGCTGGTGAGTCTTCACGTGTGCCATTGCCGTATTTCGATGATGGTTGCCGTGAAGTGGCCTTCGCTGAAGAGATTGTGCATTAGTGATACGACGTTGATGGATGATGACATGATGAGAGTTTTGAATGGCTGTCCTGTTCTAGAGTTCTTTGAGTTGAAAGCCTGTTGGGGCTTCAAGCACATCAAAGTTGAATCAAGATTTTTGAGAGAGTTGGTGATTGATTATCGTGAGATTCGTAATGATCAAGCTTCGATCCTGAAAATTTCGGTTCCTCATCTTCTTAAATTGCGCCTATCGGGTGATTCTATGTTCAAAGTAGATCCAATATCTTCCTTGGTTGAGGCTGACTTAAATTTCAAG GTGCTGTCGTCAACAGACGCGAGAGAACTGTTTCTTCCATCCTTAGAATGTCGGCATCTGATGCTCCACGTCGCAGCGGACCATGTGGGAGCTCCCCATATAGTGAAAATACTCGAAAGTTCGCCCCACCTGGAGAAGCTGTTCTTACAGATGACTTGCACACCCACTTTTTGG CTCGTTGGCGACCAGAATGTTGGCCGTAGCAACTTTGATGCAGAAGAATTTCGGAATCCTGCAAAGGGGAGGGTCTACCAGTGTCTGATGCTTCTCAAGAATGTCAAGATTGTCGATCCCGGTGCCAATTGTCAGGCGTGGGAACCTGTTCTTTCCCTGCTCGACTTTCTCCTCCAGAACGCACCCTCGCTTGACAAAATAGAGATCAACAGTTACAATTCCGGAGTGTCCAGGGCAGTTGAACCGTGGGTGCTGCTCGAAGTGGTTCAGATGATTCTGTCGCACCCAAATCGTTCTCCCAGCTTGAAGGTCATTCTTCGTCATCCCTCCCAAGGATGCCCTTCTTCAAGCGTGCTTAAATGTGATTTTTACGTTAGCCCGGATGCCGTCTTCTCGTGA